The following DNA comes from Cytophagia bacterium CHB2.
GCAACACCGAAGCGGAAATCAATCGCACTGACAAAAGCAAGCAAGAAACTCTTGAGAGCATCCGTTACCGCGAAGAAGAAATTGGCCAGGCCGAGCAGCAAGAGAAAGATCTGAGCGCGCGCATTGCGGAGATTCGCGAGCAATTGCAGGAAGATTTCGCCGAGCGCAAGGAGCTTGAAGACATCGTTTCGGAGCTGGAGAAATCTTTTCGAGAGCAGAAAGCCGCGGCAGATGACAAGGAACGGGCGTTGCGGCCGAAGCGCAGCGAGCGCGATGAAATTTCTGAAAAACTCCATCATGACGAATTGCGCATTGCCGAACTGAATATGCAGCGCGCCAACCTGGTGAAGCACATTAACGAAAATTATGAAATCGATTTGGCGCAGCATGCCGCCGCCCATCCGCTCGCCCCGGATTTGGAATTTGACGCCCCCACCACCGAAGAGCGGGTTAATTGGCTGCGCAATCGCTTGAAGAGCATGGGGCCGGTGAACATGCTCGCGCTTACGGATTATGAAAAAGAGAAGGAACGTCACGATTTTCTCATCGCGCAGAAGGAAGATTTGATCAAGGCCGAGGAAAATCTGAAGGAAACGATCAAGGTCATCAATGACACGGCGTATGAACGTTTCGGCAAAGTCTTCTCGTTGATCCGGGAGAATTTCATTCAAGTCTTCAAAAGTTTCTTTGTTGATGGCTTTGTGGATTTGCGCCTCGATGAAGGCGATCCGCTGGAATGCGATATTATCATCGAAGCAAATCCCAAAGGCAAAAAACTGGGTTCACTGGCGTTGTTGTCCGGCGGTGAGAAAACCTTGACCGCGATTTCGCTGCTGTTCGCGATCTATCTCGTCAAGCCCAGCCCGTTTTGCATTTTGGATGAAGTTGATGCGCCGCTGGATGATAACAACATTGGCCGCTTCACCGGCGCGTTGCGCAAATTCGCCGAGAACACGCAGTTTATTTGCGTCACCCACAACAAAGGCACGATGAAGGCCGCGGATTATTTGTACGGTGTGACGATGGAAGAGCAGGGCGTTTCCAAAGTCGTATCCGTGAAATTCGAAGATGCAGATGTTGGCCATCTGGCCGCCAACCAGCCTGCGGCATTAGCCGAATTGAGCCAGAATTAAGCGGTGTATGTGCCCCGGCAGCGGCTGTTTGTGTTTTTGTGAGTGTAAATGCGTCGGAACTTTTACTTGATTATCAAAGCGTATTTGCATATTTTGGCCGACTTTTGCCGCGACTTATATGCGCTTTATGAAGTACAACGAGTGATCTTGCCCCCGTTTCTATCTGCGAGTTTGTCCACATCAAACCTGAAACGCCAAGCGGGGGCCTGTTCCGTTAGGATGTTTCCGTGTCACAACACCTAAGCAAATTTTCGGCTTTTAAAGATCTCGTGAATGCGTATCTCGTTTCGTTTCTGTCGACTTCTCGAAACGGGAGCAGTCGCGGCGAGCCGGCGAGCCTTTACGAGCCTATCCGTTATGCGATGGAAGGCAACGGCAAGCGCATCCGTCCGGTGTTGCTGCTGCTGAGTTGTGACGCGCTCGGTGGCTCGGCGCAACAAGCGCTGCCGGCGGCTGCCGCAGTGGAGTTGATGCACAATTTCACGTTGGTGCATGATGATATCATGGATCGCGACGAAACCCGCCGCGGCCGGCCGACGGTGCATCGTAAATGGAATACCGATATCGCAATTTTAGCCGGCGATGGCTTGGTGGTGCTGGCCTATCAAAGCTTGCTGAAAACTGAAACCTCCCAACTTGGCCGCATCAGCGAGATTTTTACGAATGGTATTTTGGAGATTTGCGAAGGCCAGGCGCTGGATGCGGATTTTGAGCACGACGATCACGTGACGATGGCGCGCTATGAAACCATGATCATGAAAAAAACCGCGCGTCTGCTCGCCATTTGCACGCAAATTGGCGCAATCCTCGGAAACGCCGCAAAACCGCAGATTCTTGCCTTCAAAAATTTTGCCGAGCATCTTGGCCTGGCTTTTCAAATTCAGGATGATCTGCTCGACATCACCGTGGAACAAACCGTTTTGGGGAAAGATTTTGGCAGCGACGTGCGCCGGCACAAGCGCACGTTTCTTTACGTGCATGCTATGGAAAACGGGCGCGACGAGCAACGCGCGGCGCTGCGGGCAATCTTTGCCAAGCCGGTGATCGACGATGATGACCTGCTCGCGGTGCAAAAGCATTTTCGTGAGAGCGGGGCAATCGACGCCGCAGCTTTTGCTGTGCGTACACATCTCGCTGAAGCCAATCGTAATTTGGCTGAGCTGGCGCTCGGCGCGGACGTAACCGAGCTGCAAAATCTAGTTCAGATGATTCTGCACCGTAAAGCATGATTGCAAATTCGCCATGTTGGAGAAAAAAGTTCGCGTTCAAAACAAGCTAGGATTGCATGCCCGCCCGGCGGCGCTTTTGGTCAAAACCGCAAACAAATTCAAAGCGGATGTGTTTTTGACGCGCGAGAGCCAGGTGGTCAACGGCAAAAGCATCATGGGTGTGATGATGCTGGCTGCCAATTACGGCAGTGAAATAACCCTCTCCGTCAAAGGTGAAGATGAGGAAAGCGCGTTAACCGAATTGAGCAATCTTTTTGACAGCAAATTCGGCGAGCAGTGACGATATGCGACTGGTTCCTGTGAAAACGTTTGAACCCAAAGCCGAGGTGATTTTGCGAGGCGTGCCCGCCTCTGCGGGCATTGCCATTGGCCGCGCATTCGTTTTCTTTGAAAACAAACCGGTGGTGGAGCAACAGCAGCTCTCCGCGGCTGAAATTCCGCGCGAGATCGAGCGCTTGCGCGAGGCCCTGCAAAAGGCCAAAGACGAAGTCATGCTCGACCAAAACATTGCTTTGGAACAAGCCGGCGAAGCTGCCGCACAGATTTTCGAAGTGCATCATCTGATTCTGAATGATCCGGAATTTTTTGGCCGCGTGGAAGGTGAAATTCGTGGCCAGGCTTGCAACGCTGATTTTGCGTTTCATGAGTTGATGCAGAACTATGTCAGCCAATTGCTGAAACAAGGCGGATTTTTCAGCCATCGCGATACTGATTTTCAGGATGTTGAACACCGCGTGTTGCGCCACTTGCAGGGCGACCGCGGCGCGCATTTGAGCAAGCTCGCCAGCGGCGCAATCGTTGTCACCGAAGATCTCGCGCCCTCGCTGGCCGTATTGCTCGATCGCCACAAAATCCGCGGATTTGCCACGGATTTTGGCGGCATCAATTCCCACGGTGTTATCATTGCGCGCTCCAACGGCCTGCCGGCTGTGCTCGGCTTGCAGGAGATCACGAAACGCTGCACGACGGGCGACCGCGTCATCATCGACGGCGACGAAGGCGTGATCTTGCTCAATCCCGATGAAAACACGCTGAATTGGTATCAGAAGAAACAGGTCAAACAATTGGAAGCGCGCAGCCGGCTGGGATATTTGCGCGATTTGCCGGCGCGCACGCGCGATGGCCGCGATATTGAATTGGCCGCCAATCTCGAGTTTGCTGATGAAGTCAAACTCGTGCGCGAAAACGGCGCGCAAGGCGTGGGGTTGTTTCGCACGGAATATCTTTACCTCGACAAAGTCGAAGCGCCTTCCGAAGAATTGCAGTTTGAAACCTATTATCGCATCGCGCAGGAAATGAAGCCGCATCCTGTCATTATTCGCACGATGGATCTGGGCGGGGACAAAGTTCCGGCGTGTGTGAAAAGCGGGCCGGAGCCGAATCCGTTTTTGGGTTGGCGCGCCATTCGCATTTGTCTCGATCAGCCCGAGCTGTTCAAAGATCAATTGCGCGCGATCTTGCGCGCCAATGTGTTGGGCAATATCAAAATCTTGCTGCCCATGATTGCCGGCGTCGATGAATTGGATAAAGCGCTGGCCCTGATCGAGCAAGCAAAGCGCGAGTTGACCAAAGCAAAAAAGCCGTTCGAGCCGAACACGGAAATCGGAGTGATGATCGAAGTGCCGTCGGCCGCGATTATGGCGGATTTGATTGCTGAACGCGTT
Coding sequences within:
- a CDS encoding polyprenyl synthetase family protein, producing MSQHLSKFSAFKDLVNAYLVSFLSTSRNGSSRGEPASLYEPIRYAMEGNGKRIRPVLLLLSCDALGGSAQQALPAAAAVELMHNFTLVHDDIMDRDETRRGRPTVHRKWNTDIAILAGDGLVVLAYQSLLKTETSQLGRISEIFTNGILEICEGQALDADFEHDDHVTMARYETMIMKKTARLLAICTQIGAILGNAAKPQILAFKNFAEHLGLAFQIQDDLLDITVEQTVLGKDFGSDVRRHKRTFLYVHAMENGRDEQRAALRAIFAKPVIDDDDLLAVQKHFRESGAIDAAAFAVRTHLAEANRNLAELALGADVTELQNLVQMILHRKA
- a CDS encoding HPr family phosphocarrier protein, yielding MLEKKVRVQNKLGLHARPAALLVKTANKFKADVFLTRESQVVNGKSIMGVMMLAANYGSEITLSVKGEDEESALTELSNLFDSKFGEQ
- the ptsP gene encoding phosphoenolpyruvate--protein phosphotransferase encodes the protein MRLVPVKTFEPKAEVILRGVPASAGIAIGRAFVFFENKPVVEQQQLSAAEIPREIERLREALQKAKDEVMLDQNIALEQAGEAAAQIFEVHHLILNDPEFFGRVEGEIRGQACNADFAFHELMQNYVSQLLKQGGFFSHRDTDFQDVEHRVLRHLQGDRGAHLSKLASGAIVVTEDLAPSLAVLLDRHKIRGFATDFGGINSHGVIIARSNGLPAVLGLQEITKRCTTGDRVIIDGDEGVILLNPDENTLNWYQKKQVKQLEARSRLGYLRDLPARTRDGRDIELAANLEFADEVKLVRENGAQGVGLFRTEYLYLDKVEAPSEELQFETYYRIAQEMKPHPVIIRTMDLGGDKVPACVKSGPEPNPFLGWRAIRICLDQPELFKDQLRAILRANVLGNIKILLPMIAGVDELDKALALIEQAKRELTKAKKPFEPNTEIGVMIEVPSAAIMADLIAERVDFLSIGTNDLAQYAMAADRGNGRVAHLLMGFQPAVLRLIQQVITAAHRRGVWVGVCGEMAADQLATLLLVGMEIDELSVNPIDVPKIKKIIRDISFDEAKELADQVLEFSTSKEIHDYVKPFMRHKFKDMLA